In Triticum aestivum cultivar Chinese Spring chromosome 5B, IWGSC CS RefSeq v2.1, whole genome shotgun sequence, the following proteins share a genomic window:
- the LOC123113250 gene encoding linoleate 9S-lipoxygenase 2 — MFSDIIGGLTGARLKGSVVLTRKNALDFNDLGATIIDSVTEFLGRGVTCQLISSTIVDSNNGNRGKVGAEASLERWITSLPLITVGDSKFSVTFDWAVDKLGVPGAIIVKNNHASEFFLKTITLDDVPGHGTVVFVANSWVYPQDMYRYNRVFFANDTYLPSKMPAALKPYRDDELRNLRGDDQQGPYEAHERVYRYDIYHDLGDTRQILGGSKEFPYPRRCRTGRKLSQTNPDRESRLLPLVQNTYVPRDELFGHLKQSDFLGYSLKALVDGIIPAIRTYVDLSPGEFDSFADILKLYEGGIKLPNIPALEEMRKRFPLELVKDLIPMGGDYLLKLPKPQVIKEDEIAWMTDEEFAREILAGVNPMMITRVTEFPPKSTLDPSQYGDHTSTITEAHIRNSLEGLTAQQAMASNRLYILDHHDNMMPYLVRLNNLDDTFLYATRTLFFLRGDGTLAPVAIELSMPLLQGGLTTAKSTVYTPASTGVEAWIWQLAKAYVCVNDYGYHQLVSHWLNTHAVMEPFIIATNRQLSVTHPVHKLLQPHYRDTMNINSRARELLINAGGVIELTVFQRKYAMEMSSVTYKDWNFNEQALPDDLIKRGMAVPDPSSPHKVRLLLEDYPYAVDGLAIWTVIEQWVTEYLAIYYTSDSVLQGDVELQAWWKEVREVGHGDLKDAAWWPEMKTLAELVKACTTIIWTGSALHAAVNFGQYPYAGYHPNKPSASRRPMPEPGTEEYAMLAREPEKVFIHTITNQVQAIIGISLLEILSKHSSDEIYLGQRDTPEWTSDAKALEAFKRFGTRLEGIESEVVALNGNPQLKNRNGPVKFSYMLLYPNTSDHNGDATGLTARGIPNSISI, encoded by the exons ATGTTTAGCGATATCATCGGCGGGCTGACCGGGGCCCGTCTCAAGGGCTCGGTAGTCCTGACGCGCAAGAACGCGCTCGACTTCAACGACTTGGGCGCCACCATCATAGACAGCGTCACCGAGTTCCTCGGCCGTGGTGTCACCTGCCAGCTCATCAGCTCCACCATCGTCGACTCCA ACAACGGGAACCGTGGGAAGGTGGGCGCGGAGGCGAGCCTGGAGCGGTGGATCACGAGCCTGCCGTTGATCACCGTGGGCGACTCCAAGTTCAGCGTCACGTTCGACTGGGCGGTGGACAAGCTGGGCGTGCCGGGCGCCATCATCGTTAAGAACAACCACGCCTCTGAGTTCTTCCTCAAGACCATCACCCTCGACGACGTGCCCGGCCATGGCACCGTTGTCTTCGTCGCCAACTCATGGGTCTACCCGCAAGACATGTACCGCTACAACCGCGTCTTCTTCGCCAACGAC ACGTACCTGCCCAGCAAGATGCCGGCGGCCCTGAAGCCTTACCGCGACGACGAGCTCCGCAACCTGAGGGGGGACGACCAGCAGGGGCCGTACGAGGCGCACGAGCGCGTCTACCGCTACGACATCTACCACGACCTCGGCGACACCCGCCAGATCCTCGGCGGCTCCAAGGAGTTTCCCTACCCTCGCCGCTGCCGCACCGGCCGCAAGCTCTCACAAACCA ACCCCGATCGCGAGAGCCGTCTTCTGCCGCTGGTGCAGAACACCTACGTGCCGCGGGACGAGCTGTTCGGCCATCTCAAGCAGTCGGACTTCCTCGGGTACTCGCTCAAGGCGCTGGTGGACGGGATCATACCGGCCATCCGCACCTACGTCGACCTCTCCCCCGGCGAGTTCGACTCCTTCGCCGACATCCTCAAGCTCTACGAGGGCGGCATCAAGCTGCCCAACATCCCGGCCCTCGAGGAGATGCGCAAGCGCTTCCCGCTCGAGCTCGTCAAGGACCTCATACCCATGGGCGGCGACTACCTCCTCAAGCTCCCCAAGCCACAAGTCATCAAAG AGGACGAGATAGCATGGATGACCGACGAGGAGTTTGCAAGGGAGATTCTTGCCGGGGTCAACCCGATGATGATCACACGTGTCACG GAGTTTCCTCCCAAGAGTACTTTGGATCCAAGCCAGTACGGTGACCACACCAGCACCATCACTGAGGCGCATATCAGGAATAGCCTCGAGGGCCTCACCGCGCAGCAGGCAATGGCCAGCAACAGGCTCTACATCCTTGACCACCACGACAACATGATGCCATACCTCGTCAGGCTCAATAACCTCGACGACACCTTCCTCTATGCCACAAGGACTCTGTTCTTCCTGCGAGGCGACGGCACGCTGGCGCCAGTGGCCATCGAGCTGAGCATGCCTCTGCTGCAGGGCGGCCTTACCACCGCAAAGAGCACTGTCTACACGCCAGCGTCCACCGGCGTCGAGGCATGGATATGGCAGCTAGCCAAGGCGTACGTCTGTGTCAACGACTACGGCTATCACCAGCTGGTCAGCCACTGGCTCAACACGCACGCCGTGATGGAGCCCTTCATCATCGCCACGAACCGGCAACTAAGCGTGACTCACCCGGTGCATAAGCTCCTACAGCCACACTACCGTGACACGATGAACATCAACTCGCGGGCGCGTGAGTTGCTCATCAACGCCGGCGGAGTCATCGAGCTGACCGTCTTCCAACGCAAGTACGCCATGGAGATGTCCTCCGTCACCTACAAAGACTGGAACTTCAACGAGCAGGCCCTCCCTGACGATCTAATCAAAAG aggcatggccgtgcctgaCCCATCAAGCCCGCACAAGGTGCGGCTGTTGCTTGAGGACTACCCTTACGCGGTGGACGGGCTGGCTATATGGACTGTGATCGAGCAGTGGGTGACAGAGTATCTCGCCATCTACTACACCAGCGATAGCGTGCTCCAGGGTGACGTGGAGCTGCAGGCGTGGTGGAAGGAGGTACGCGAGGTCGGCCACGGCGACCTCAAGGACGCTGCGTGGTGGCCAGAGATGAAGACGCTGGCAGAGCTGGTCAAGGCATGCACCACCATTATCTGGACAGGGTCGGCCCTGCACGCCGCTGTAAACTTCGGGCAGTACCCGTACGCAGGTTACCACCCCAACAAGCCGTCAGCGAGCCGTCGTCCGATGCCGGAGCCGGGCACCGAGGAATATGCCATGCTGGCCCGCGAGCCCGAAAAGGTATTCATCCACACTATCACCAACCAGGTGCAGGCCATCATTGGCATTTCACTGCTCGAGATCCTATCCAAGCACTCCTCCGACGAGATTTACCTCGGGCAACGTGACACGCCGGAGTGGACATCAGACGCGAAGGCTCTAGAGGCGTTCAAGCGGTTTGGCACGAGGTTGGAGGGCATCGAGAGCGAGGTGGTTGCCTTGAACGGGAACCCCCAGCTCAAGAACCGCAATGGGCCAGTCAAGTTCTCATACATGTTGCTCTACCCCAATACCTCTGACCACAATGGCGATGCCACCGGGCTCACGGCTAGGGGCATCCCCAATAGCATCTCCATTTGA